One Candidatus Neomarinimicrobiota bacterium DNA segment encodes these proteins:
- the ychF gene encoding redox-regulated ATPase YchF, with amino-acid sequence MGFQCGIVGLPNVGKSTIFNALTSTEVPAENYPFCTVEPNVGVVPVPDPRLDRLYEIYQPAEKIPTTLEFLDIAGLVKGASKGEGLGNQFLAQIRQVDAVAHIVRCFDDGNITHVGGKVDPAGDIETINTELYLRDMESLQKQIDRLEKPAKTGNKEAITKLDLFQRVYEHLSDGNPVRNMSLKDSEREYLRPLFLLTAKKVLYVANVSEEEILSGEPSEYTKEVLAHAGDIGAEVITLCGKLEADIAALPDDEKSDFLAEYGLKEPGLFKLIRAGYRLLHLITFFTAGDKATRAWTVREGSNAPEAAGEIHTDFQRGFIKAEVFQFEKIDEYGSEKALRDAGLIRQEGRDYVVQDGDVIFFRFNV; translated from the coding sequence ATGGGCTTTCAATGTGGAATAGTCGGGTTACCCAATGTCGGGAAATCCACCATTTTTAATGCACTGACCTCCACGGAGGTCCCGGCGGAAAATTACCCCTTCTGTACCGTTGAACCGAACGTTGGGGTGGTTCCCGTTCCCGATCCACGGCTGGACCGATTGTACGAAATCTATCAGCCGGCGGAAAAAATCCCCACGACTCTGGAGTTTTTAGATATTGCTGGCCTGGTCAAGGGAGCCAGTAAAGGGGAGGGTTTAGGGAACCAATTCCTGGCCCAAATCCGGCAGGTCGATGCCGTCGCGCATATCGTACGGTGCTTCGATGACGGTAATATCACGCATGTTGGTGGCAAAGTGGACCCGGCGGGCGATATCGAAACCATCAATACAGAACTGTACCTGCGGGATATGGAATCCCTGCAAAAACAGATCGACAGGCTGGAAAAACCGGCAAAAACCGGAAATAAAGAGGCTATCACCAAACTGGACCTGTTTCAACGAGTCTACGAACATCTGTCTGACGGAAATCCCGTCCGGAATATGTCACTTAAAGATTCAGAACGGGAATATTTACGGCCGCTGTTTCTGCTCACAGCCAAAAAGGTGCTCTACGTTGCCAATGTCAGTGAGGAAGAAATTCTCTCAGGCGAACCCAGTGAATATACCAAAGAAGTATTAGCGCACGCCGGCGATATTGGCGCAGAAGTCATCACCTTGTGCGGAAAGCTTGAGGCGGATATCGCTGCACTTCCGGACGATGAAAAATCCGACTTCCTTGCAGAATATGGGTTAAAAGAACCCGGGCTCTTTAAACTGATCCGGGCCGGCTACCGCCTGCTCCATTTGATCACCTTCTTTACGGCCGGAGACAAAGCCACAAGAGCATGGACAGTTCGGGAAGGTTCCAACGCCCCAGAAGCTGCCGGTGAAATTCACACCGATTTTCAGCGGGGATTTATTAAGGCCGAAGTCTTTCAGTTTGAAAAGATTGATGAATACGGCTCAGAGAAAGCACTGCGGGATGCGGGGCTCATTCGCCAGGAGGGGCGGGATTATGTGGTGCAGGACGGGGATGTGATATTCTTTCGGTTTAACGTTTAA
- a CDS encoding thiolase family protein encodes MSRVAIIDGVRSPFVKFNTTLKDVKAADLAMHVIREIIERTELDVQTIDHVIMGNGAQPADAPNVARIAALKAGVPQKVPAYTVQRNCAAGMQSISEAAMMIKLGHAEIAIAGGVESMSNIPFIFRKSFQDKMTRLSRSKSLGGKIKTALSFRFGDLAPIVGIEMGLTDKYCGLNMGDTAEVLAKKYNISREAQDEFSLMSHQRTTAAWEEGRFGDEVMTIYHPDGKNEITDKDNSHRSNQSMEALAKLRPYFDRKYGTVTPGNSSQITDGASAMVLMDEDVAKSLGYQPKAYVKSWGYAGNDPKTMGLGPSFSTPIALDRAGLPFSEIQLLEINEAFAAQVIANEIAFSSQEFAEENLGRSEPIGEIDREILNVNGGAISLGHPIGASGNRIVLTLMKEMERRDLQFGLATLCIGGGQGGAMIIERE; translated from the coding sequence ATGTCTCGCGTTGCCATTATCGATGGGGTTCGGTCTCCATTTGTCAAATTCAATACTACGCTCAAAGATGTAAAAGCCGCCGATCTGGCTATGCACGTGATCCGGGAGATTATCGAGCGCACTGAACTGGACGTTCAGACTATTGATCACGTGATCATGGGTAACGGCGCCCAGCCGGCGGATGCGCCGAACGTGGCCCGGATCGCTGCGCTAAAAGCCGGCGTGCCACAGAAAGTTCCTGCGTACACCGTCCAGCGGAATTGCGCCGCCGGAATGCAGTCCATATCCGAAGCCGCCATGATGATAAAGCTCGGTCACGCAGAGATCGCTATTGCCGGCGGTGTGGAGAGTATGAGCAACATTCCGTTTATCTTCCGGAAGAGCTTTCAGGATAAGATGACAAGGCTGAGCCGTTCCAAATCTCTGGGAGGAAAAATCAAGACGGCACTCTCCTTCCGGTTCGGCGATCTGGCGCCTATCGTTGGCATCGAGATGGGACTCACGGACAAGTACTGTGGTCTAAACATGGGCGACACTGCTGAAGTTCTGGCAAAAAAGTACAACATTTCCCGGGAAGCGCAGGACGAGTTTTCCCTGATGAGCCACCAACGAACCACCGCTGCATGGGAAGAAGGCCGATTCGGGGATGAAGTGATGACCATCTATCACCCCGATGGCAAAAACGAAATTACGGACAAAGATAACAGCCACCGGTCAAACCAATCCATGGAGGCGCTGGCGAAACTCCGGCCGTATTTCGACCGGAAATACGGTACGGTGACACCAGGGAACTCCTCCCAGATCACCGACGGCGCCAGTGCGATGGTTCTGATGGATGAAGACGTGGCAAAATCCCTGGGATACCAACCCAAGGCATACGTAAAATCATGGGGATACGCCGGAAATGATCCGAAAACCATGGGACTCGGGCCGTCGTTTTCCACGCCGATTGCCCTGGATCGCGCCGGACTGCCGTTCTCCGAAATCCAGCTGCTGGAAATTAACGAGGCGTTCGCCGCCCAGGTCATCGCCAACGAAATCGCCTTCAGTTCACAGGAATTTGCCGAGGAGAACCTCGGGCGTTCTGAGCCAATCGGCGAAATTGACCGGGAAATTTTGAATGTCAACGGCGGCGCGATATCGCTGGGACATCCCATCGGCGCCTCGGGAAACCGGATCGTGCTGACGCTGATGAAGGAGATGGAGCGCCGGGACCTGCAATTTGGCTTGGCGACCCTCTGCATCGGTGGCGGACAGGGCGGCGCCATGATCATCGAACGGGAGTAG
- a CDS encoding enoyl-CoA hydratase/isomerase family protein — translation METEQYVTYKITESNVAVVSLDNKDARVNIFSTPFMEALEHTVQEISSRPDVKSVLIRSGKSAGFVAGANIDEIEAITDAEEAEEKSHRGQEVFQLIDELKVPTIAAINGHCMGGGTELTLACDFRLAAKESAKIALPEVKLGIFPAWGGSQRLPRLISLQTALDLILTGKTYNAYRAYKTGLVDKIVPDELIDSYPLEFAQEINNSGGKKYVKARKKKAGGFMNALLEKNPLGRAVIWSQAKKNIMKNTGGNYPAPLKALEVIKKGFSKSLEKGLEIEAREFGKLVTTQEHKNLLHVYHLNERPKKLTGVDGEPALKQIDQTAVLGAGVMGGGIAQLLAYKDYPVRMKDIDQQMVADGLKHAGSIFKKAVKKHKVSKLDKERKMELISGTVDYGGFGRADVVIEAVVEKMAVKQSVLQEVEPLLADDAIFASNTSALSISELQSVAEKPERVCGMHFFNPVHKMPLIEVVRGDQTDDKTVATIFDLSKNLSKTPIVVQDSPGFLVNRLLGVYLNEACFLAEEGYDIEWLDMIVKKFGMPMGPFRLIDEVGIDIAADVAETLGEAFGEYLESSTLLQKVHESGLLGKKAGKGFYKYKDGHSDGMNSDVRRFASGDNKGDNTEPLQRMMYLMVNEAARCLEENVVASPEDIDTGMIFGTGFPPFRGGLCRYADAEDLSKVFGKLTEYSDKYGQRFAPADYLETNSAFYG, via the coding sequence ATGGAAACGGAACAGTACGTCACCTACAAAATTACAGAATCCAACGTGGCCGTCGTATCGCTGGATAACAAGGACGCCCGGGTGAACATTTTCAGCACACCGTTTATGGAAGCACTTGAACACACCGTTCAGGAAATCTCTTCCCGTCCGGATGTAAAATCGGTGCTCATCCGCAGTGGTAAGTCCGCCGGATTCGTGGCCGGCGCCAACATCGACGAGATAGAAGCCATTACCGATGCGGAGGAAGCGGAGGAAAAATCCCATCGTGGACAGGAAGTTTTCCAGCTCATTGATGAACTGAAAGTCCCGACTATAGCAGCGATTAACGGTCACTGTATGGGCGGTGGCACCGAGCTTACCCTGGCGTGTGATTTTCGTCTTGCAGCAAAAGAGAGCGCCAAGATCGCCCTGCCAGAAGTCAAACTCGGCATATTCCCGGCGTGGGGCGGCTCCCAGCGATTGCCGCGGCTGATCTCCCTTCAGACTGCGCTGGATTTGATCCTCACCGGGAAAACCTATAATGCTTATCGGGCATACAAAACTGGACTAGTGGACAAAATTGTCCCGGACGAACTCATCGACTCCTATCCACTGGAATTTGCTCAGGAAATAAATAACTCCGGCGGTAAAAAATACGTGAAAGCCCGGAAGAAAAAGGCCGGTGGGTTCATGAACGCGCTGCTGGAAAAGAATCCGCTGGGTCGCGCCGTCATATGGAGCCAGGCGAAGAAAAATATCATGAAGAATACCGGAGGCAACTATCCGGCTCCGCTCAAGGCGTTAGAAGTAATTAAAAAAGGCTTCTCCAAATCGCTGGAAAAGGGATTGGAAATCGAAGCCCGGGAGTTCGGGAAATTGGTGACGACGCAGGAGCACAAAAACCTGCTCCACGTTTACCATCTGAACGAGCGGCCGAAAAAGTTGACCGGCGTGGACGGTGAACCGGCACTGAAGCAGATTGACCAAACCGCCGTACTTGGTGCTGGCGTCATGGGCGGCGGCATCGCCCAGCTGCTGGCGTACAAGGATTACCCTGTGCGGATGAAGGATATCGATCAACAGATGGTAGCGGACGGCCTGAAGCACGCCGGGTCTATCTTTAAAAAAGCGGTGAAAAAGCACAAGGTTTCCAAACTCGATAAAGAGCGCAAGATGGAGCTCATCTCCGGCACCGTGGACTATGGCGGTTTTGGCCGGGCGGACGTGGTCATCGAGGCAGTGGTGGAAAAGATGGCGGTGAAGCAGTCGGTGTTGCAGGAGGTGGAACCACTCCTGGCGGATGATGCAATCTTTGCATCCAATACTTCGGCGCTTTCCATCAGCGAATTGCAATCCGTGGCAGAGAAGCCGGAGCGGGTATGCGGGATGCACTTTTTCAATCCCGTCCACAAGATGCCGCTAATTGAGGTTGTCCGTGGCGACCAGACCGACGATAAAACTGTTGCCACTATTTTCGATCTCTCGAAAAATCTGAGCAAGACCCCTATCGTGGTGCAGGATAGCCCCGGCTTCCTGGTCAACCGGCTGCTGGGCGTCTATCTCAACGAAGCGTGTTTCCTGGCGGAAGAGGGATACGACATCGAATGGCTGGACATGATTGTGAAAAAATTCGGTATGCCCATGGGGCCGTTCCGGCTCATCGACGAGGTGGGCATCGACATCGCGGCGGACGTGGCGGAGACCCTTGGCGAGGCGTTCGGCGAATATCTTGAGTCAAGCACCTTACTGCAGAAAGTCCACGAATCCGGTCTTCTTGGGAAGAAAGCCGGCAAGGGATTCTACAAATACAAGGATGGCCACAGCGATGGGATGAACAGCGATGTCCGGCGATTCGCTTCTGGGGACAATAAGGGAGATAATACCGAACCGTTGCAACGGATGATGTATCTCATGGTGAACGAAGCCGCCCGCTGTCTTGAGGAAAATGTCGTCGCCTCACCAGAGGATATCGACACCGGCATGATCTTCGGCACCGGATTTCCGCCGTTCCGGGGCGGACTCTGCAGATACGCTGATGCGGAAGATTTGAGCAAGGTCTTCGGCAAACTTACTGAGTACAGCGACAAATACGGTCAGCGATTCGCGCCAGCGGATTATCTAGAGACTAATTCAGCCTTTTACGGATAA
- a CDS encoding SDR family oxidoreductase, translating to MDVTGKTAVITGGSRGIGFSVAQRFAEADMNIVLTARTPDDLEQAADKLRKLGSGEVITLPGDVSNERHVDQWIEDILGDFDSIDVLVNNAGIMRRGSVEELTLGDYREVLEVNLEGTFLMCNRIVPQMKKQNGGYIFNMASYAGTKGLLGSGAYGASKAGVIRFSETLQREVAENNIKVTAISPAYVYTDMAKDADVNREEMIQPEDIAETMLYVMRLSKSAVVRNVVIERYGQL from the coding sequence ATGGATGTCACAGGAAAAACCGCAGTCATTACCGGTGGAAGCAGAGGCATCGGGTTCAGCGTTGCGCAGCGATTTGCTGAAGCCGATATGAATATCGTCCTCACCGCCCGGACGCCAGATGATTTGGAGCAGGCTGCAGATAAATTACGCAAGTTGGGATCCGGAGAAGTCATAACACTTCCCGGTGACGTTTCCAATGAGCGCCACGTGGATCAATGGATCGAGGATATCCTGGGGGATTTCGACTCCATCGATGTGCTGGTGAACAACGCCGGAATCATGCGCCGTGGTTCTGTGGAGGAACTGACCCTCGGAGATTACCGGGAGGTGCTGGAGGTCAACCTGGAGGGGACGTTCCTGATGTGCAACCGGATTGTCCCACAGATGAAAAAGCAGAATGGCGGCTACATTTTCAACATGGCCTCGTACGCCGGGACAAAGGGGCTTCTTGGCTCCGGGGCGTATGGTGCATCCAAGGCCGGCGTCATCCGATTCAGCGAGACGCTCCAGCGGGAAGTAGCGGAGAATAACATCAAGGTGACGGCTATCTCACCGGCGTACGTCTATACCGACATGGCCAAAGATGCAGACGTCAATCGCGAAGAAATGATTCAACCGGAAGATATCGCCGAAACCATGCTGTATGTGATGCGGCTGTCAAAGTCGGCGGTGGTACGCAATGTGGTTATAGAACGCTATGGACAACTGTAA
- a CDS encoding FumA C-terminus/TtdB family hydratase beta subunit: protein MTELRLPTSEEVVRKLKVGDEVHIFGTMITARDAAHKFLIEERPDFIRPYLENSLIYHCGPVVKKKNGTWSFVAAGPTTSIREEPYEGPVMKEYNVRGVIGKGGMGDKTLEALHDQGGVYLHAIGGLASLLAQSVKEVKEVFMLEEFGVPEAMWVIEVENFPAVVTMDSHRKSIHTEVKSKSTEQAQRLIHPVT, encoded by the coding sequence ATGACTGAGTTACGCTTACCAACCTCTGAGGAAGTCGTCCGGAAGCTAAAGGTCGGGGACGAGGTACACATCTTCGGAACCATGATCACCGCCAGGGACGCCGCACACAAATTCCTGATTGAGGAACGGCCGGACTTTATTCGTCCGTATCTGGAGAACTCGCTGATCTATCACTGCGGGCCGGTAGTAAAGAAGAAAAACGGCACCTGGTCGTTCGTGGCAGCGGGACCTACCACCAGCATTCGCGAGGAACCATACGAGGGTCCTGTTATGAAGGAGTACAACGTCCGAGGCGTCATTGGTAAGGGCGGGATGGGCGACAAGACCCTGGAAGCGCTCCACGACCAGGGCGGTGTGTATCTCCATGCCATCGGCGGACTGGCATCCCTGCTGGCGCAGTCGGTGAAAGAGGTGAAGGAAGTCTTCATGCTTGAGGAGTTCGGCGTGCCTGAAGCCATGTGGGTGATCGAAGTGGAGAACTTTCCGGCAGTGGTCACTATGGATTCCCACCGGAAATCGATACACACCGAAGTGAAATCGAAGTCCACCGAACAGGCTCAGCGATTGATACATCCGGTGACGTAG
- a CDS encoding fumarate hydratase: MAITIDEATLESQIYDLIVLASTDLSPDVVRSIEEAQKHEDDGTPAKSVLGMLLRNVDAARENRTPICQDTGTNIYHVHYPAGQSTLQLRKIIERATERATEESILRPNAVDPVSGKNSGNNLGTENPFMHFEEWEEERLKIDLMLKGGGCENVSGQYKLPDSDLDAGRDLNGVYKVVVDAVNSAQGLGCAPGIIGVGIGGDRATSHLTAKKQLFRNLDDSNPEPELAEMETRLYKDLNSLGIGPMGFGGKTTVLGVKIGTAHRVPASYFVSIAYMCWAYRRHSLTIENGEVIYD, encoded by the coding sequence ATGGCTATAACCATCGACGAGGCGACGCTGGAGTCACAGATTTACGATCTGATTGTACTGGCATCCACGGATCTGTCTCCGGATGTCGTGCGCTCCATCGAAGAAGCACAGAAGCACGAAGATGACGGCACCCCGGCGAAAAGCGTGCTGGGCATGCTGCTCCGAAACGTGGATGCGGCGAGAGAAAACCGTACGCCGATTTGCCAGGACACCGGCACCAATATCTATCACGTACACTATCCGGCCGGACAGAGCACCCTGCAGCTGCGCAAGATTATCGAACGGGCGACAGAACGCGCCACGGAGGAAAGCATTCTCCGGCCCAACGCCGTTGATCCGGTGAGCGGAAAAAATTCCGGCAACAATTTGGGCACTGAAAACCCGTTTATGCACTTTGAGGAATGGGAAGAGGAGCGGCTCAAAATCGACCTGATGCTCAAGGGCGGCGGCTGCGAGAACGTTTCCGGCCAGTATAAATTGCCTGACAGCGACCTGGACGCTGGCCGGGATTTGAACGGCGTGTACAAAGTCGTGGTGGATGCCGTGAATAGCGCCCAGGGATTGGGATGCGCTCCCGGCATCATTGGAGTAGGCATTGGTGGAGACAGGGCGACGTCACACTTGACAGCCAAGAAGCAGCTCTTCAGGAATCTGGACGACTCCAATCCTGAACCGGAATTGGCAGAAATGGAAACCCGCCTGTACAAGGATTTGAACAGCCTTGGAATCGGCCCCATGGGATTCGGCGGCAAGACAACGGTATTAGGTGTAAAGATCGGCACAGCACATCGGGTACCGGCTTCGTACTTCGTGTCTATCGCCTACATGTGCTGGGCCTATCGCCGGCATTCGCTTACCATCGAGAACGGGGAGGTGATCTATGACTGA
- a CDS encoding 2-oxoacid:ferredoxin oxidoreductase subunit beta, protein MAETQVAEDPKIQFEAKDYKSETRPIWCPGCGDYSVLASLYQAFAELNIPPHMIAVISGIGCSSRLPGYVATYGFNSVHGRILPIATGVKMANPEITVVGTGGDGDGFSIGMGHVPHAARRNVDMTYIVMDNEIYGLTKGQLSPTAHVGDVTKTSVYGSVERPVEPVDMMINVGASFVARANAGDPKQLGDLIVQAIQHKGFAFIDALSPCRTFRGLDQKKFINEHTFKVEEEEHDPSDKQKALAIAAREDGISTGLLYREERPTYDQLYDEVRERATKDPVPDVQDILQRYIP, encoded by the coding sequence ATGGCAGAAACACAAGTGGCTGAAGATCCGAAAATACAGTTCGAGGCCAAAGATTATAAAAGCGAAACGCGTCCAATCTGGTGTCCCGGCTGCGGAGATTACTCCGTGCTGGCGTCGCTGTATCAGGCATTCGCGGAGCTGAACATTCCACCGCATATGATTGCGGTCATCTCAGGCATTGGCTGCTCTAGTCGGTTACCCGGGTACGTGGCGACCTACGGATTTAACTCCGTGCACGGGCGCATTCTGCCCATCGCCACCGGCGTAAAAATGGCCAACCCGGAGATTACAGTGGTCGGCACCGGCGGCGACGGCGACGGATTTAGCATCGGCATGGGACATGTTCCGCACGCCGCCCGGCGAAATGTGGATATGACCTACATCGTCATGGACAACGAGATCTACGGACTCACCAAGGGACAGCTCTCTCCGACTGCCCATGTGGGCGACGTAACCAAAACCTCAGTCTACGGGAGCGTGGAACGTCCGGTTGAGCCGGTGGATATGATGATTAACGTGGGCGCCTCCTTTGTGGCGCGCGCCAACGCCGGCGATCCGAAGCAGCTCGGCGATCTCATTGTCCAGGCGATTCAGCACAAGGGATTCGCGTTCATCGACGCGCTGAGTCCGTGCCGGACATTCCGCGGCCTGGATCAAAAGAAGTTCATCAACGAACATACGTTTAAGGTCGAGGAGGAGGAGCACGATCCGTCGGATAAGCAGAAAGCCCTGGCCATCGCCGCCAGAGAAGACGGTATTTCCACCGGTCTGCTGTACCGGGAAGAGCGCCCGACCTACGATCAGCTCTATGATGAAGTTCGTGAGAGAGCCACCAAGGATCCGGTGCCGGACGTCCAGGATATTTTGCAGCGGTATATTCCGTAG
- a CDS encoding 2-oxoacid:acceptor oxidoreductase subunit alpha has protein sequence MNSNDIVIGMAGSGGDGVVSAGEILCNAGASEGVHAFMLKSFGPQIRGGESSCRVRLSKEQIQSHGDEVLVLGIFSWKDFERFRGEMDLSNPVAIVMDTDDKTSKDDIPIDDEIDRIIYEVPIAQLAKDEAGTLQAKNMVMLGVLAELFGLPDEGLRNAIRNKFKKKSQKVIDSNLTAMEAGAQYVRDKIEKTDNVRFSYEPSEPKVLMEGNEAFAYGALHAGCRFFGGYPITPSSEIMEWMSRELPKYGGTMLQAEDELAAIGMIIGASFAGEKAMTATSGPGLSLMSEQIGLASMAELPLVIVDVQRTGPSTGIPTKTEQADLQQALYGTHGDANRVVIAPSDVEDCFDVAVEAFYISEKYQLPVIVLSDQYVGQRKETFDQDALFGSENGFMKQTHRVTPSDEELEDYKRFAKTETGVSPMTYPGIEKGMYQAAGIEHGEYGLPTSDVDIHADMTEKRFRKNEHIAKELNFVRFYGPEDAEVGIIGWGSSKGAIKEAIQQLNDEGYSVSAAIPQIILPFPQEKMEKYLEPLKSIYIVEMSYSAQFYKYLMGFLRFGDREVKKYARSGAAPFNVSEIYNAVKGEFE, from the coding sequence ATGAACAGTAATGACATCGTCATTGGTATGGCGGGTTCAGGCGGGGACGGCGTGGTATCGGCCGGAGAGATCCTCTGCAACGCCGGCGCCAGCGAGGGCGTGCATGCCTTTATGCTCAAGAGCTTCGGCCCGCAGATTCGCGGCGGCGAGAGCTCCTGCCGGGTGCGGCTGAGCAAAGAACAGATTCAGAGTCACGGCGACGAAGTCCTGGTGCTGGGCATCTTCAGCTGGAAGGACTTTGAGCGGTTCCGGGGTGAAATGGATCTGAGCAACCCGGTCGCCATCGTGATGGATACCGATGACAAAACATCCAAAGACGATATTCCCATAGATGACGAGATCGATCGGATCATTTACGAGGTGCCGATTGCTCAACTGGCCAAGGATGAGGCGGGTACGCTTCAGGCAAAGAATATGGTGATGCTTGGGGTGCTGGCCGAACTCTTCGGTCTCCCCGATGAGGGGCTTCGGAATGCCATCCGAAATAAATTCAAAAAGAAATCCCAGAAGGTCATCGACTCAAACCTGACGGCCATGGAAGCCGGCGCTCAGTACGTCCGGGATAAAATAGAGAAAACCGATAACGTGCGGTTCAGTTACGAGCCGTCCGAGCCGAAAGTCCTGATGGAAGGCAACGAGGCGTTCGCCTACGGTGCGCTCCATGCCGGATGCCGCTTCTTTGGCGGATATCCTATTACGCCATCCTCCGAGATTATGGAATGGATGAGCCGGGAGCTGCCGAAATACGGCGGTACCATGCTCCAGGCGGAAGATGAACTGGCGGCTATCGGGATGATCATCGGCGCATCGTTTGCCGGGGAAAAGGCCATGACCGCCACCAGCGGCCCGGGGCTTTCTCTGATGAGCGAGCAGATCGGACTGGCATCTATGGCAGAACTGCCGTTAGTGATTGTGGACGTCCAGCGGACAGGCCCCAGCACCGGTATCCCCACGAAGACCGAGCAGGCTGATTTGCAGCAGGCGCTGTACGGGACGCACGGTGACGCCAATCGCGTGGTAATCGCTCCCTCCGATGTTGAGGATTGTTTTGACGTAGCAGTGGAGGCGTTTTATATCTCTGAAAAGTATCAACTGCCGGTGATTGTGCTCTCCGATCAGTATGTGGGACAGCGGAAAGAGACATTTGACCAGGATGCCCTGTTCGGAAGCGAAAACGGCTTTATGAAGCAGACGCATCGCGTTACGCCGTCCGATGAGGAACTGGAAGACTATAAACGGTTTGCTAAGACGGAAACCGGCGTGTCGCCCATGACGTATCCCGGTATCGAGAAGGGAATGTACCAGGCCGCCGGGATTGAACACGGCGAATACGGACTGCCCACTTCTGACGTGGATATTCACGCCGATATGACCGAAAAGCGATTCCGGAAAAATGAGCATATTGCCAAAGAGCTCAATTTCGTTCGGTTTTACGGCCCGGAAGATGCCGAAGTTGGCATCATTGGCTGGGGGTCATCCAAGGGAGCCATCAAAGAAGCGATTCAGCAACTCAACGATGAGGGCTATTCCGTGAGCGCGGCGATTCCGCAGATTATCCTGCCGTTCCCGCAGGAGAAGATGGAAAAATATCTCGAGCCACTGAAGTCGATTTACATTGTGGAAATGTCCTACTCGGCACAGTTCTACAAATACCTGATGGGCTTTCTGCGGTTTGGCGATCGGGAAGTGAAGAAGTATGCCCGATCCGGCGCCGCGCCATTCAACGTGAGCGAAATCTACAATGCAGTCAAGGGGGAATTTGAATAA
- the fetB gene encoding iron export ABC transporter permease subunit FetB, producing MDYINLSWTDLLLSLTFIAMSLGLAWWQKIDIKKDVTVGTIRTFVQLLAVGYVLKWLFDIENILLLFAVITVMIAFASWEGMKRPEFKIPHLYPILFFSIVVSAGLILAMTIGLVIPVEPWWRPNYFLPLAGILIGNSLNGAALTADRLSSEIHQRRLEIEASLALGANATQAINRSLRAAVKGALIPSINSLMTVGIVHLPGIMVGQILAGTPPVQAIKYQIVIMYMLLGTKAIGSIITGMLVYRQFFTHRHQLRTGLLISGD from the coding sequence ATGGACTACATCAACTTAAGCTGGACAGACTTGCTGTTATCACTCACCTTTATCGCCATGTCGCTGGGATTGGCATGGTGGCAGAAGATCGATATCAAAAAGGATGTGACCGTCGGGACAATACGGACCTTTGTCCAGCTCCTGGCGGTGGGGTACGTGCTGAAGTGGCTCTTCGACATCGAGAATATTCTGCTGCTGTTTGCGGTCATTACCGTGATGATCGCCTTTGCCAGCTGGGAGGGGATGAAGCGGCCGGAGTTTAAAATTCCGCACCTCTATCCGATTCTCTTTTTCAGCATCGTTGTTAGTGCCGGGCTGATTCTCGCAATGACTATTGGGCTGGTGATACCGGTAGAGCCGTGGTGGCGACCGAACTATTTCCTGCCGCTGGCGGGGATTCTCATCGGAAACTCGCTGAACGGTGCCGCGCTTACTGCCGATCGGCTCAGTTCGGAGATCCACCAGCGGCGGCTGGAGATCGAGGCTTCGCTGGCGCTGGGAGCAAACGCAACGCAAGCCATCAACCGGAGCCTCCGGGCTGCGGTCAAAGGTGCACTTATTCCATCAATCAATTCACTGATGACCGTCGGAATTGTCCATCTCCCCGGGATCATGGTGGGACAGATCCTGGCGGGGACGCCACCGGTGCAGGCGATCAAATATCAAATCGTTATTATGTACATGCTCCTCGGTACCAAAGCCATCGGCAGTATAATCACCGGGATGCTGGTCTACCGGCAATTTTTTACGCACCGGCATCAGCTGCGGACGGGGTTGTTGATTTCCGGGGATTGA